The Thermodesulfovibrionia bacterium genome includes a region encoding these proteins:
- a CDS encoding O-acetyl-ADP-ribose deacetylase, translating to MEIEINNSTLALIEGDITKQDTDAIVNAANKTLLGGGGVDGAIHRAGGPKILEECIKIGHCETGEAVITSGGNLKAKFVIHTVGPVFRDGKHNEPTLLRNAYQNSLQLASLKGIKSIAFPSISTGAYRYPIDDAAEIALKTAIDFINAHPEIKFIRFVLFGRNNLEAYERVLKKLV from the coding sequence ATGGAAATCGAAATAAACAACAGCACACTCGCCCTCATTGAAGGCGATATAACAAAGCAGGACACTGATGCGATAGTGAATGCAGCTAACAAAACTCTGCTGGGCGGAGGAGGTGTTGACGGAGCTATTCACAGGGCAGGAGGGCCGAAGATACTTGAGGAGTGCATAAAGATAGGACACTGCGAAACGGGTGAAGCTGTAATTACTTCAGGCGGTAATCTCAAAGCTAAGTTCGTCATACATACGGTCGGGCCTGTTTTCAGAGACGGGAAACACAATGAACCGACGCTTCTCCGTAATGCTTATCAAAACTCTCTCCAGCTCGCATCATTAAAAGGCATTAAGAGCATCGCCTTTCCGTCGATAAGCACAGGAGCCTACAGATATCCGATAGACGATGCAGCAGAGATAGCTCTTAAAACCGCGATAGATTTTATTAATGCTCATCCTGAAATAAAGTTCATAAGATTTGTCCTGTTCGGCAGGAACAATCTTGAGGCGTATGAGAGGGTTTTAAAGAAGCTCGTTTAG
- a CDS encoding ABC transporter permease produces the protein MTRLLAVIERDIKKFIRNPIVVMMSLVMPMVYLLILGNSFQGKLKDLPLAIVDQDSGVYSRRLIDNLRAVEAGAKTVSIHMLNDQDAALAGVRNGAYKAALIIPPDFTKRANLKSEPDVGLFLDNTDTVSTVTIKALVNSVLNSVREEHVSVREKPSEFYVRNIEIYSMVDYYQTLVPGVVIMAIFLGTMTAGVFNLVMDRFLGIDESYLLTPLSKTDIVSGLVISGLLITTVIAFVVLIASMLITGIPFSKGIEQMFSILMIIVLTTLALLSLMFVILGRATHPRIVGLSSGFLNVIFFFPSGAIYPIESFPGWLRAFAKVNPEAYAVHALKSVLFKGAGMNVIFNDIVFLLVFTNVMMVIAILTFKRNM, from the coding sequence ATGACCAGATTACTCGCTGTTATTGAGAGAGACATCAAGAAGTTCATACGCAATCCTATTGTTGTGATGATGAGCCTTGTCATGCCTATGGTCTATCTTCTTATCCTCGGGAACTCTTTTCAGGGAAAGCTTAAGGATCTTCCGCTTGCGATAGTTGACCAGGATTCCGGAGTCTACTCAAGAAGGCTGATCGATAACCTCAGGGCTGTCGAGGCAGGCGCAAAGACTGTCTCGATCCATATGCTCAATGATCAGGATGCCGCTCTTGCAGGCGTCAGGAACGGGGCATATAAAGCAGCTCTGATAATCCCTCCTGATTTCACCAAGAGGGCGAACCTGAAGAGTGAACCTGATGTCGGACTATTTCTTGATAACACCGATACTGTCTCCACCGTGACGATCAAAGCGCTTGTGAACAGCGTATTAAACAGTGTAAGGGAGGAGCATGTTTCTGTAAGAGAAAAGCCTTCTGAGTTCTATGTCAGGAATATTGAGATCTACAGTATGGTTGATTACTACCAGACGCTCGTGCCCGGTGTTGTGATAATGGCGATATTCCTCGGCACGATGACTGCCGGGGTCTTTAACCTTGTGATGGACAGGTTTCTCGGAATAGATGAGAGTTACCTTCTCACACCTCTGTCCAAGACTGACATCGTCTCCGGGCTTGTCATAAGCGGCCTTTTGATAACGACTGTGATAGCCTTTGTAGTATTAATAGCGAGCATGCTGATCACAGGCATACCTTTTTCAAAAGGCATAGAGCAGATGTTTTCCATCTTGATGATAATAGTGCTGACCACTCTCGCACTGCTGAGTCTCATGTTCGTCATCCTCGGTAGGGCAACACATCCCAGGATCGTAGGCCTTTCAAGCGGTTTCCTGAATGTAATATTCTTCTTTCCAAGCGGCGCGATATATCCGATAGAGAGTTTCCCCGGCTGGCTCAGGGCGTTTGCAAAAGTAAATCCCGAAGCATACGCCGTGCATGCGCTCAAGTCTGTTTTATTCAAGGGCGCAGGCATGAATGTTATCTTCAATGACATTGTCTTTCTCTTGGTTTTCACCAATGTGATGATGGTGATTGCGATACTGACGTTTAAGAGGAATATGTGA